The genomic interval CCGGGAAGCTCCGCGAGCGCCCCGACGGCACCCGCAACCCGCTCCAGACGGTCCCGCTGACCGAGGCCATCCAGCAGCACCGCTTCGACGCGGTGTTCGGCGGCGGGCGGCGCGACGAGGAGAAGGCGCGGGCCAAGGAGCGGGTCTTCTCGCTGCGCGACGAGTTCTCCCAGTGGGACCCTCGCCGCCAGCGGCCCGAACTGTGGCAGCTCTACAACGGCCGGCACGCCCCCGGCGAACACGTGCGGGTCTTCCCGATCTCCAACTGGACCGAGCTGGACGTCTGGCAGTACATCGAGCGGGAGGGGATCGAGCTCCCGGAGATCTACTTCGCCCATGAGCGCGAGGTCTTCGACCGCAACGGCATGTGGCTGACCGCCGGGCACTGGGGCGGTCCCAAGGAGCACGAGTCCACCGAGACCCGTCTGGTGCGCTACCGCACGGTCGGCGACATGTCCTGCACCGGCGCCGTCGACTCCGACGCCACCACGCTGGACGCCGTGATCACCGAGATCGCCGCCTCCCGGCTCACCGAGCGGGGCGCGACCCGCGCCGACGACAAGATGTCCGAGGCCGCGATGGAAGACCGCAAGCGCGAGGGGTACTTCTAACCATGACCACGACCACGACCACCGAGCAGTTCGCCGACGTGTCGGCCACCACCCTGCTGCGCTTCGCCACGGCCGGGTCGGTCGACGACGGCAAGTCCACCCTCGTGGGACGCCTGCTGCACGACTCCAAGTCGATCCTCACCGACCAGCTGGAGGCCGTCGAGCAGGCCTCGCTGAAGCGCGGCCAGGAAGCGCCGGACCTGGCGCTGCTGACCGACGGGCTGCGGGCCGAGCGCGAGCAGGGCATCACGATCGACGTCGCCTACCGCTACTTCGCCACCACACGCCGCCGGTTCATCCTCGCGGACACCCCGGGCCATGTGCAGTACACCCGCAACATGGTGACCGGCGCCTCCACGGCGGAGCTGGCCGTGGTCCTGGTCGACGCCCGCAACGGGGTCGTCGAGCAGACCCGCCGGCACGCCGCCGTCGCCGCGCTGCTGCGCGTCCCGCACGTGGTGCTGGCGGTCAACAAGATGGACCTCGTCGACTACGCGGAGCCCGTCTTCGCCTCGATAGCCGAGGAGTTCACCGCGTACGCCGCTTCGCTCGGCGTCCCGGAGATCACCGCGATCCCGATCTCGGCGCTGGCCGGGGACAACGTGGTGGAGCCGTCGGCGCACATGGACTGGTACG from Streptomyces sp. CA-278952 carries:
- the cysD gene encoding sulfate adenylyltransferase subunit CysD, which encodes MSTVATVPEGTVNPYALSHLDSLESEAVHIFREVAGEFERPVILFSGGKDSIVMLHLALKAFAPAPVPFTLLHVDTGHNFPEVLEYRDRTVKNHGLRLHVASVQEYIDAGKLRERPDGTRNPLQTVPLTEAIQQHRFDAVFGGGRRDEEKARAKERVFSLRDEFSQWDPRRQRPELWQLYNGRHAPGEHVRVFPISNWTELDVWQYIEREGIELPEIYFAHEREVFDRNGMWLTAGHWGGPKEHESTETRLVRYRTVGDMSCTGAVDSDATTLDAVITEIAASRLTERGATRADDKMSEAAMEDRKREGYF